A genomic stretch from Dethiosulfovibrio faecalis includes:
- the scpA gene encoding methylmalonyl-CoA mutase, producing MPLPRWGENQDDLAKTMEQIDLKSLYRKEDIAGLRHLDFMAGVPPFLRGPYSTMYVTRPWTVRQYAGFSTAEESNAFYRRNLAAGQKGLSIAFDLATHRGYDSDHPRVMGDVGKAGVAVDSILDMEILFSGIPLDRMSVSMTMNGAVLPVMAFYILAAEEQGVDRSLLSGTIQNDILKEFMVRNTYIYPPDASMRIIGDIFSYTSRHMPKFNSISISGYHMQEAGATADIELGYTLADGLEYIRTGIEAGLDVDNFAPRLSFFWAIGKNYFMEVAKMRAARMLWAKIVKQFDPKKAKSMALRTHSQTSGWSLTAQDPFNNIARTCVEAMAAALGHTQSLHTNALDEAIALPTDFSARIARNTQLYIQDETSVCKVIDPWGGSYYVETLTDELIRRAWEHIQEVEELGGMSKAIDTGLPKMRIEEAAARRQAHIDSGKEKILGVNFHKLEKEDPIDILEVDNSAVRQAQIRRLEKLRSERDTDRVIKALDALTYSMETGEGNLLDLAVDAARARASLGEISDAVEKVCGRHKAVIRSISGIYSSEFADEDIIEEVRGMTADFEIREGRRPRIMVAKMGQDGHDRGAKVVATAYADMGFDVDVGALFQTPAETAQEAVDNDVHIVGMSSLAAGHKTLLPQLIEELAKRGRDDIMVIAGGVIPAQDYEYLREHGAAAIYGPGTVIPAAAKEMLEILNRRLSDQDLP from the coding sequence ATGCCCCTTCCTAGGTGGGGGGAAAATCAGGACGACCTCGCAAAGACCATGGAGCAGATAGACCTCAAATCCCTTTACAGAAAAGAGGATATCGCGGGATTGAGGCACCTGGACTTCATGGCCGGGGTTCCGCCGTTTCTAAGAGGGCCCTACTCCACCATGTACGTCACCAGGCCGTGGACGGTCCGGCAGTACGCCGGATTCTCCACCGCCGAGGAGAGCAACGCCTTCTACAGGAGAAACCTAGCGGCTGGTCAGAAGGGCCTGTCCATCGCCTTCGATCTTGCCACCCACAGGGGCTACGATTCGGACCATCCCAGGGTCATGGGGGACGTCGGCAAGGCCGGGGTGGCGGTGGACTCCATATTGGACATGGAGATCCTATTTTCCGGGATCCCTCTGGACCGTATGTCGGTATCCATGACCATGAACGGAGCTGTCCTCCCGGTCATGGCCTTCTACATCCTTGCGGCGGAGGAACAGGGGGTAGACCGCTCCCTCCTGAGCGGAACCATCCAGAACGACATACTCAAGGAATTCATGGTCCGAAACACCTACATATATCCCCCTGACGCGTCTATGAGGATCATCGGGGACATATTCTCCTACACATCCAGGCATATGCCCAAATTCAACAGCATAAGCATATCGGGCTATCACATGCAGGAGGCGGGCGCCACAGCCGACATAGAGCTGGGCTACACCCTGGCCGACGGTCTGGAGTACATCCGCACCGGTATAGAGGCGGGGCTCGACGTGGACAACTTCGCCCCGAGGCTCTCGTTCTTCTGGGCCATTGGGAAGAACTACTTCATGGAGGTCGCCAAGATGAGGGCCGCCAGGATGCTCTGGGCAAAGATAGTAAAACAGTTCGATCCCAAGAAGGCCAAGTCCATGGCTCTCAGGACCCATTCCCAGACCTCGGGATGGAGTCTGACCGCTCAGGACCCCTTCAACAACATAGCCAGAACCTGCGTGGAGGCCATGGCTGCGGCTCTGGGGCACACCCAGTCGCTCCACACCAACGCCCTGGACGAGGCCATAGCTCTGCCGACCGACTTCTCCGCCCGAATAGCCAGAAACACCCAGCTCTACATCCAGGACGAGACCAGCGTATGTAAGGTCATAGATCCCTGGGGAGGCTCCTATTATGTGGAGACCCTTACCGACGAGCTTATCCGTCGAGCCTGGGAACATATCCAGGAGGTGGAGGAGCTAGGGGGCATGTCCAAGGCCATAGACACCGGTCTTCCAAAGATGAGGATCGAGGAGGCGGCGGCCAGACGGCAGGCCCACATAGACTCGGGCAAAGAGAAAATTCTGGGAGTGAACTTTCACAAATTGGAAAAGGAGGACCCCATAGACATCCTCGAGGTGGACAACTCGGCGGTCCGACAGGCCCAGATAAGGCGGCTGGAGAAGCTTCGCTCCGAGAGGGACACCGACCGAGTAATAAAGGCGTTGGACGCCCTTACCTACTCCATGGAGACCGGCGAGGGGAACCTGCTTGACCTGGCGGTCGACGCCGCCAGGGCGAGGGCCAGTCTGGGAGAGATATCCGACGCCGTGGAGAAGGTCTGCGGAAGACATAAGGCGGTCATACGGTCCATCTCGGGAATCTACAGCAGCGAGTTCGCCGACGAGGATATCATAGAGGAAGTTCGCGGAATGACCGCCGACTTCGAGATACGGGAGGGGCGAAGGCCCAGGATAATGGTGGCCAAGATGGGCCAGGACGGCCACGACCGGGGAGCCAAGGTGGTGGCCACCGCCTACGCCGACATGGGGTTCGACGTGGACGTCGGAGCCCTCTTCCAGACCCCGGCGGAGACCGCTCAGGAGGCTGTGGACAACGACGTCCACATAGTCGGCATGAGCTCCCTGGCCGCAGGGCACAAGACCCTTCTGCCCCAGCTCATAGAGGAGCTTGCCAAGAGGGGCAGAGACGACATAATGGTCATAGCCGGAGGGGTCATCCCGGCCCAGGACTACGAATACCTGAGAGAGCACGGAGCCGCCGCGATATACGGTCCCGGAACGGTCATACCGGCGGCGGCCAAGGAGATGCTGGAAATCCTCAACCGTCGACTTTCCGACCAGGATCTGCCCTAG
- a CDS encoding choline/carnitine O-acyltransferase has protein sequence MSGSAMEGLSRRLPFDDPYDGAEKLVSWAEPLLSPEELDLSRRAVMDFCAGPASLLQRELDRLRKGDDEILELLPYWRGWYLEQREPLPVHVNPFYLFDGDEVTEDDPLRIAARLSLAAASFCSRIDRGDITPDEFRGEPLCMDRYDTMFRSSRGAFSGKDKVMLGDPESLAGRSALVSVRGRLFLVELISPEGGMRDFDDLVGVLKSLWLDGGEDELPIGLMTCPDRDGASRIRRELCMDEENAGTLASLEGALFALCLDGDCGPDLYDGARHFLFDGGRNRWFEKSFQIVVTSDGHCGLNFEHSGRDGTYVGRLVREILASCGAAGAGRSDMSDPSELTFSRSPRLVELLEKARRDCEELGNSIVQRPFVFDLFGRERIKSGGVSPDAFVQTAMLMAQKEIWDDWQSVYESVQLRRFEGGRTEGTRPLTAESAVFVDAFLSGKSDDETLKSLLQRAGEAHRDRIAQCMDGKGPEGHLSLLRRIWRERGDDLNIPKEPELYSSPAWRRLTRNVISSSTTKGDGLRLAGYGPVEPGGLSSRYLSRREELIFHVASWKSDGDLADRYVDSLKKALSEMEKIL, from the coding sequence TTGTCCGGTTCGGCTATGGAAGGTTTGTCTCGACGCCTGCCTTTCGACGATCCTTACGACGGTGCGGAGAAACTGGTTTCCTGGGCGGAGCCGCTGCTTTCGCCTGAGGAGTTGGATCTTTCGAGAAGGGCGGTCATGGATTTCTGCGCCGGGCCGGCCTCCCTTTTGCAGCGGGAGCTGGATCGTCTTAGAAAGGGCGACGACGAAATACTGGAGCTTCTGCCCTATTGGAGGGGATGGTACCTAGAGCAGAGGGAGCCTCTGCCGGTACACGTCAATCCCTTTTACCTGTTCGACGGAGACGAGGTCACCGAGGACGATCCTCTCCGTATAGCCGCCCGTCTCTCCTTGGCTGCGGCCTCCTTCTGTTCCCGTATAGACCGGGGGGATATTACTCCGGACGAGTTCAGAGGGGAGCCTCTCTGTATGGATCGTTACGACACGATGTTTCGATCCTCCCGGGGGGCCTTCTCCGGCAAGGACAAGGTGATGCTCGGAGATCCGGAAAGCCTTGCCGGGCGATCCGCTCTCGTATCGGTGAGAGGACGACTTTTTCTGGTCGAGCTTATCTCTCCGGAGGGCGGCATGAGGGATTTCGACGATCTCGTCGGGGTTCTGAAATCCCTGTGGCTAGACGGTGGAGAGGACGAGCTTCCCATAGGTCTGATGACCTGTCCCGACAGGGATGGAGCCTCGAGGATCAGGAGGGAGCTCTGCATGGACGAGGAGAACGCCGGCACCCTTGCCTCCCTGGAGGGGGCTCTGTTCGCTCTCTGTCTGGACGGCGACTGCGGCCCGGATCTTTATGACGGAGCCAGGCATTTTCTCTTCGACGGAGGGAGGAACCGATGGTTCGAGAAATCCTTCCAGATAGTCGTGACCTCCGACGGACACTGTGGGTTGAACTTCGAACATTCGGGAAGAGACGGAACCTATGTCGGGAGGCTGGTCCGGGAGATCCTGGCCAGCTGCGGTGCGGCCGGGGCCGGTCGGTCCGACATGTCCGATCCTTCGGAGCTGACTTTCTCCCGTTCTCCCAGACTGGTCGAGCTTTTGGAGAAGGCCCGGAGGGACTGTGAGGAACTGGGGAACTCGATAGTCCAGCGTCCTTTCGTCTTCGATCTCTTCGGACGGGAGAGGATAAAGAGCGGCGGAGTCAGTCCGGACGCATTCGTCCAGACCGCCATGCTGATGGCACAGAAAGAGATCTGGGACGATTGGCAGAGCGTCTACGAATCGGTTCAGCTACGTCGTTTCGAAGGTGGCAGGACCGAGGGGACCAGGCCTCTGACCGCCGAGTCCGCGGTTTTCGTCGATGCCTTTCTGTCAGGGAAGTCCGACGACGAGACGCTGAAGTCCCTTCTTCAGAGAGCGGGGGAAGCCCACAGGGACAGGATAGCTCAGTGCATGGACGGCAAGGGGCCGGAGGGACATCTATCGCTTCTGCGAAGGATATGGAGGGAGAGAGGCGACGATCTGAACATCCCGAAAGAGCCGGAGCTCTACAGTTCTCCAGCCTGGCGAAGGCTGACCAGAAACGTCATATCCTCCAGCACCACCAAGGGCGACGGGTTGAGGCTGGCCGGCTACGGTCCGGTGGAGCCCGGGGGGCTGAGTTCCAGATATCTTTCCAGACGGGAAGAGCTTATCTTCCACGTGGCCTCCTGGAAGAGCGACGGAGATCTGGCCGATAGATACGTGGATTCACTGAAAAAAGCCCTCTCCGAGATGGAAAAGATACTCTAG
- a CDS encoding ABC transporter substrate-binding protein — protein MRKSAKFFSVILTLGVILSSMAASAGSKIVFADFSWESAQFHNRVAGYILEHGFDREVAYSLTEEMPGFLGLERGDLQLAMETWVDNSIAIWDKITKKGKVLEMGKNYPNAPQGWYVPTFIIEGDPERGIEPLAPDLRSVTDLPKYWKIFQDPENDDKGRFLNGPTGWPISIKNVDRLKAYGLDDTYVNFYAGSGAALAVGIASAFEKGRPVLAYYWEPTPLLGKYDMTKLEEPPYDPKVWKETGMCAFPACRVLKTGNRAFLESEPEIRNFVERYETSLELTSEALAVMDTEGMSSAQAAEWFLREHTEVWSPWVDEEVRAKVSKALGL, from the coding sequence ATGAGAAAGAGTGCGAAGTTTTTCAGTGTGATTTTGACGTTGGGGGTTATTCTGTCCTCCATGGCGGCCTCGGCCGGGTCTAAGATAGTCTTTGCCGATTTCAGCTGGGAAAGCGCCCAGTTCCACAACAGGGTGGCCGGTTACATACTGGAGCATGGATTCGACCGCGAGGTAGCTTATTCGCTTACCGAGGAGATGCCCGGTTTTCTGGGACTGGAGAGAGGCGATCTTCAGCTTGCCATGGAGACGTGGGTGGATAACTCCATAGCCATCTGGGATAAGATAACGAAGAAGGGGAAGGTCCTGGAGATGGGGAAAAACTACCCCAACGCTCCTCAGGGCTGGTATGTCCCCACGTTCATCATAGAGGGAGACCCCGAGAGGGGGATAGAGCCTCTCGCTCCGGATCTCAGATCGGTTACGGATCTTCCCAAGTACTGGAAGATCTTTCAGGATCCGGAGAACGATGATAAAGGCCGTTTCCTGAACGGTCCTACCGGTTGGCCGATCAGCATCAAGAACGTCGATAGGCTGAAAGCGTACGGACTCGACGATACATACGTTAACTTTTACGCCGGTTCCGGTGCGGCTTTGGCCGTCGGTATAGCCAGTGCCTTCGAGAAGGGACGGCCGGTTCTGGCCTATTATTGGGAGCCTACCCCTCTGCTCGGAAAATACGACATGACCAAGCTGGAGGAGCCGCCCTACGATCCGAAGGTATGGAAGGAAACAGGTATGTGCGCCTTCCCCGCCTGTAGAGTCCTCAAAACCGGAAACCGTGCATTTCTGGAATCCGAGCCGGAGATTAGGAATTTCGTAGAGAGGTACGAGACCTCCTTAGAGCTGACCAGCGAAGCTCTCGCTGTCATGGATACCGAGGGGATGAGCAGCGCCCAGGCGGCGGAGTGGTTCCTGAGGGAGCATACCGAGGTATGGTCGCCCTGGGTCGACGAAGAAGTGAGGGCGAAGGTCTCCAAGGCCTTAGGCCTTTAA
- a CDS encoding HD domain-containing phosphohydrolase has product MRNSRYLRRKGLLLLMVMTFGTIVAMSPIDMFIRMDRFLMDRYFDALTPPEMRDKVILVLAQEPSFMELGGWPWPRSVHGRLLTQLNEARTVVLDMIFPEKSVSWQDRFLAEKAAEQGNCVVAYHLTEQNGTIEPVLPYRDLVLSAKSFGVANVVPDIDGLYRFLIPLWTFEKGSQPSLPLAAALAHGGGPLTISKETGRPTLMLGDRAFPINDEGGIWIIHRPLGDIPVYEYSDVLAGRVPKDTFEDALVVVGVNAAGLGIQDTVSLYSQGAIRPIPGASFVALSIATLLDPGGIRSVPRHYETLLSLFSILCSGAIGLLSPPILSWAIVSIMVIGTTIIPFILLSLWGLWISPGTAVVLGLSSYLISVAYRLLGLSRSARMGALYSNLLASITFGAWKDGDMAKSPETVLDRVWPEINKLTSIKLIKKHVPPQEISETMKRGEVISQDDGTSLVKVPGDSERYHMFIKPPSGWNGVVELGWTGEISEEDLGSAVAVVLTACWFSVALQREQQRAQAIQGAIKAIVAAVDAKDQDTRGHSDRVASLSRDLAIAMNLSDEFVKELYLGATLHDVGKIGIPDAILQKPDKLTEEEYGRIKEHPSIGRDIMATVPLSEVAKKALLEHHEKLDGSGYPLGLKGEEISLAGRIVAVADAFDALSSRRCYKEGWDLEEILKLFDRDSETLFDSDVVEALHRIGPSWYEKNHSDR; this is encoded by the coding sequence ATGAGAAATTCCAGATACCTCCGACGTAAGGGACTACTGCTCCTCATGGTAATGACCTTCGGGACGATAGTGGCGATGTCTCCCATAGATATGTTTATCCGTATGGATAGGTTTCTAATGGACCGTTATTTCGACGCTCTCACCCCTCCCGAGATGAGAGACAAGGTCATCCTGGTTCTGGCACAGGAACCTTCCTTCATGGAGCTCGGAGGATGGCCCTGGCCCAGGTCGGTACACGGAAGACTTCTAACCCAGCTGAACGAGGCCCGTACCGTAGTGCTGGACATGATATTCCCGGAAAAATCGGTGTCCTGGCAAGACCGCTTCCTGGCAGAAAAGGCCGCGGAACAGGGAAACTGCGTCGTAGCCTATCACCTGACGGAACAAAACGGAACGATAGAACCGGTGCTGCCATATCGAGATCTAGTCCTATCGGCGAAGTCTTTCGGAGTAGCCAACGTGGTCCCCGATATCGACGGGCTGTACCGGTTTCTCATACCCCTGTGGACCTTCGAGAAGGGAAGTCAACCGTCGCTTCCTCTGGCCGCCGCTCTCGCCCACGGAGGAGGGCCTCTGACCATCTCGAAAGAGACAGGACGACCGACTCTCATGCTCGGAGATCGGGCCTTCCCCATAAACGATGAAGGAGGCATATGGATAATCCACCGCCCCCTAGGGGATATACCTGTCTACGAGTACTCGGACGTCCTGGCCGGCAGGGTCCCCAAGGACACCTTCGAGGACGCCTTGGTCGTCGTAGGAGTAAACGCCGCAGGCCTGGGGATACAGGATACCGTATCCCTCTACAGCCAGGGTGCCATAAGACCGATCCCCGGAGCGTCGTTTGTAGCCCTCTCCATAGCGACGCTTCTGGACCCTGGCGGCATCCGGTCGGTACCTAGACACTACGAGACCTTGCTGAGCCTTTTCTCCATACTCTGCTCCGGAGCGATCGGGCTTCTGTCCCCTCCGATATTGAGTTGGGCCATCGTATCCATAATGGTTATCGGCACAACGATAATACCCTTTATCCTGCTCTCTCTGTGGGGCCTTTGGATCTCTCCCGGGACGGCCGTGGTCCTGGGGCTCTCGTCCTATCTGATATCCGTGGCATACAGACTGTTGGGGCTCTCTAGATCGGCCAGAATGGGAGCCCTTTACTCCAACCTTCTGGCCTCGATAACCTTCGGAGCCTGGAAGGACGGGGACATGGCGAAATCACCGGAGACGGTTCTGGATCGGGTTTGGCCGGAGATAAATAAGCTGACCTCCATAAAGTTGATTAAAAAACACGTGCCGCCCCAAGAGATCTCCGAAACCATGAAAAGAGGAGAGGTAATATCACAGGACGACGGGACTTCCCTGGTGAAGGTCCCGGGAGACTCGGAAAGATATCATATGTTCATAAAACCGCCCTCGGGATGGAACGGAGTGGTGGAACTCGGCTGGACCGGAGAGATATCCGAGGAGGATCTCGGAAGCGCCGTCGCGGTGGTCCTGACCGCCTGCTGGTTCTCCGTGGCTCTACAGAGAGAGCAGCAACGAGCTCAGGCCATACAGGGGGCCATAAAGGCCATCGTGGCGGCGGTCGACGCCAAGGATCAGGACACCAGAGGACATTCCGACAGGGTCGCCTCTCTATCGAGGGACCTGGCCATAGCAATGAACCTCTCGGACGAGTTCGTGAAAGAGCTGTATCTGGGAGCGACCCTGCACGACGTGGGCAAGATAGGCATACCGGACGCCATCCTCCAGAAACCGGACAAGCTTACCGAGGAGGAATACGGAAGGATAAAGGAACATCCCTCCATCGGAAGGGATATCATGGCGACAGTGCCTTTGAGCGAGGTGGCGAAAAAGGCGTTGCTGGAACACCATGAAAAGCTGGACGGGAGCGGATATCCTCTGGGATTGAAGGGGGAGGAGATAAGCCTGGCCGGAAGGATCGTGGCTGTTGCGGACGCTTTCGACGCCCTCTCCAGCAGAAGATGTTACAAGGAAGGCTGGGATCTTGAGGAGATATTGAAGCTCTTCGACCGAGACTCTGAAACCCTTTTCGACTCCGACGTGGTGGAGGCCCTTCATCGGATAGGTCCCTCCTGGTACGAGAAAAACCATAGCGACAGGTAA
- the meaB gene encoding methylmalonyl Co-A mutase-associated GTPase MeaB encodes MTYETYRPDWVPQEGGSQFSCRVMTGVDGVKDGAAPTGTGKTPSRKKLTLDDYERGILAGDRMILSRGITLIESNAPRHFDPAQELVQRILPNTGNAVRVGITGVPGVGKSTFIETLGCSLCERGHKVAVLAVDPSSSVSGGSILGDKTRMEKLTREPGAFIRPSPSSGTLGGVTRKSRETLLLCEAAGYDVILVETVGVGQSETTVRSMVDFFMVLVLTGAGDDLQGIKKGIIELADAIVVNKADGDNRRKALVTRADYEQILHYLRPATEGWTTGAYACSALTGDGIDDLWKLVTEFEKTMKESGFFRERRARQALQWMDTMVEEYIHHKISQDPSIAKKRDSIREMVVRGDSPPTVAAKAIIDALETTIFRR; translated from the coding sequence ATGACCTACGAGACCTACAGGCCCGACTGGGTCCCCCAAGAGGGGGGATCCCAGTTCTCCTGTCGGGTTATGACCGGGGTCGACGGGGTCAAGGACGGAGCCGCCCCCACCGGGACGGGGAAGACTCCATCCAGAAAAAAACTGACCTTGGACGACTACGAGAGGGGCATCCTCGCGGGAGACAGGATGATTCTCTCCAGAGGGATAACCCTCATAGAGAGCAACGCCCCCAGACACTTCGACCCTGCCCAGGAGCTCGTCCAGAGGATATTACCGAATACCGGAAACGCCGTAAGAGTAGGGATAACAGGGGTTCCCGGAGTCGGAAAAAGCACCTTCATAGAGACCCTCGGCTGCTCTCTCTGCGAGAGAGGACACAAGGTTGCGGTGCTTGCCGTGGACCCCAGCAGCTCCGTCTCGGGCGGAAGCATTCTGGGAGACAAGACCAGGATGGAAAAGCTCACCAGGGAACCCGGAGCCTTCATAAGGCCCTCTCCCTCCAGCGGAACCCTGGGAGGAGTCACCAGAAAGAGCAGGGAGACCCTGCTGCTATGCGAGGCCGCCGGATACGACGTCATACTGGTGGAAACGGTAGGGGTCGGCCAGAGCGAGACCACCGTAAGATCCATGGTTGACTTCTTCATGGTACTGGTGTTGACCGGTGCGGGAGACGACCTTCAGGGAATAAAGAAGGGGATCATAGAGCTGGCCGACGCCATAGTGGTCAACAAAGCCGACGGAGACAACCGAAGAAAGGCCCTGGTCACAAGGGCGGACTACGAGCAGATACTTCACTATCTCCGTCCCGCAACGGAGGGCTGGACTACCGGAGCCTACGCCTGCTCCGCCCTCACCGGCGACGGTATAGACGACCTGTGGAAGCTCGTTACCGAGTTCGAGAAAACCATGAAAGAGTCGGGGTTCTTCCGAGAGAGGAGAGCCAGACAGGCCCTCCAATGGATGGACACCATGGTGGAGGAGTACATTCACCACAAAATCTCTCAGGATCCCTCCATAGCAAAGAAACGGGATTCAATCCGAGAGATGGTGGTCCGTGGAGATTCGCCGCCCACGGTTGCAGCGAAGGCCATTATAGATGCCCTGGAGACGACTATTTTTCGACGATAA
- a CDS encoding sulfurtransferase TusA family protein codes for MKKIDCLGDFCPIPGMKAKVAMEKMRPGESVLLVSDHSCAPLNVKDIADEMGCSIELEEVVPGVFEITISKNYPSPHEA; via the coding sequence TTGAAAAAAATCGACTGTCTAGGGGACTTTTGCCCCATACCTGGAATGAAAGCCAAGGTGGCGATGGAGAAGATGAGGCCGGGAGAGAGCGTCCTCCTTGTTTCAGACCATAGCTGCGCCCCATTGAACGTCAAGGATATCGCCGACGAGATGGGATGCTCTATCGAGCTGGAAGAGGTCGTACCTGGCGTTTTCGAGATCACCATCAGCAAAAACTATCCTTCCCCTCATGAAGCATAA
- a CDS encoding methylmalonyl-CoA mutase family protein, translated as MTFDEFSPTSYDEWRKEAETALKGAPFERRLLTRTYEDITLEPIYRMEDIENLTHPLTLPGTPDYLRGTDRRGYMDRPWSIAQAIDEYLPEEANKAVKKELSGGSNSIHLVLNQSTRDCVESSDRYDTRGLSLATLKDVDDLLTDLDLTTYPIHLFAGASSAPMLGLMSARAVAQGKRDSLRSRRGCIGADPIGTLAGSGHLSCPMDELMDEMALSIQWGRESAPELKTVLIRGDVYHDGGANCVQELACSMATGIAYIRAMTIRGIDVDDIASQIRFSFPVGANFFMEIAKLRAARMFWSRIVRSFGGKDESAKIDLFASTSRFTQTVYDPYVNVLRGTTQAFSAVIGGADSLWVRRFDDPIRTGTEQSRRISRNIQVLLQNEFNLRQPIDPVGGSWYVEKLTDQVYRKSWEYMQEIESSGGILEALKTGKIQDDVAGVLKSRQEKLNRRSDRAVGTNAYANVTERPLDESPRSDRDEKSVRKKAISEYRELTDELHREKTLKSILDSIGGEPGAFMKALIETFMAGATLSEVRHILDDGFQGDIRVRPIAPHRWTERFEELRRRTEDFAVREGGFKIFLAGMGPLKRHKARSDFSASFMEVANFEVIRNDGFDTIQEAVSAASESGAAVTVICSSDESYPDLVPPLAKALKENMPEMKVLLAGAPAPEFKEIYEKSGVDDFIHVRANCFEILESLQRTGGMFQ; from the coding sequence GTGACTTTCGACGAATTCTCCCCGACCAGCTACGACGAGTGGAGAAAGGAAGCGGAGACAGCTCTGAAGGGAGCCCCATTCGAGAGACGTCTGCTTACCAGGACATACGAAGACATTACTCTGGAACCTATCTACCGAATGGAGGATATCGAGAACCTGACACATCCTCTCACCCTGCCGGGGACCCCCGATTACCTCAGGGGGACGGACCGCAGAGGCTACATGGACCGTCCCTGGTCCATTGCCCAAGCTATCGACGAATACCTGCCGGAGGAGGCCAACAAGGCTGTTAAGAAAGAGCTCTCAGGAGGATCGAACTCCATCCATCTGGTACTCAACCAATCGACCAGGGACTGCGTGGAGAGTTCCGATCGATACGATACCAGAGGACTGTCCCTGGCAACGCTGAAGGACGTCGACGACCTGTTGACCGACCTTGATCTGACGACCTATCCGATTCACCTTTTCGCAGGAGCCTCCAGCGCTCCCATGTTGGGACTGATGTCGGCCAGGGCGGTGGCACAGGGCAAGAGGGACTCTTTGAGATCTCGACGGGGGTGCATAGGAGCGGATCCGATAGGAACCCTTGCGGGATCCGGACATCTGTCCTGTCCCATGGACGAACTGATGGACGAGATGGCCCTGTCCATACAGTGGGGCAGAGAATCCGCCCCAGAGCTCAAAACGGTCCTGATAAGGGGGGACGTGTACCACGACGGTGGAGCCAACTGCGTCCAGGAACTGGCCTGTTCTATGGCGACCGGCATAGCCTACATAAGGGCTATGACCATAAGGGGTATCGACGTAGACGATATCGCCTCACAAATACGCTTCAGCTTCCCCGTCGGAGCCAACTTCTTCATGGAGATCGCCAAGCTCAGGGCGGCTAGAATGTTCTGGTCCAGGATAGTCCGCTCCTTCGGCGGTAAGGACGAATCGGCCAAGATCGACCTGTTCGCCTCCACATCCCGATTCACCCAAACCGTCTACGACCCCTACGTCAACGTCCTCAGAGGGACGACTCAGGCCTTCTCAGCCGTGATCGGAGGAGCCGATTCCCTATGGGTACGTCGCTTCGACGATCCGATCAGGACGGGGACGGAACAGTCCAGAAGGATATCGAGAAACATACAGGTTCTCCTTCAGAACGAGTTCAACCTCAGACAACCGATAGACCCGGTCGGCGGATCTTGGTACGTCGAAAAACTAACGGACCAGGTCTATCGCAAAAGCTGGGAGTACATGCAGGAAATAGAGAGCTCCGGAGGAATCCTGGAGGCGCTTAAAACCGGCAAGATTCAGGACGACGTAGCCGGAGTTCTTAAATCCCGACAGGAAAAGCTGAACCGCAGGTCCGATAGAGCCGTAGGCACCAACGCCTACGCCAACGTCACAGAGAGACCTCTGGACGAATCACCCCGATCCGATCGAGACGAGAAATCCGTCAGGAAGAAAGCTATCTCCGAATACCGGGAACTGACCGACGAACTACATCGAGAGAAAACCCTGAAATCCATTCTGGACAGCATCGGAGGAGAACCTGGAGCATTCATGAAGGCCCTGATCGAGACATTCATGGCGGGAGCCACTCTGTCGGAGGTACGACATATCCTGGACGACGGATTTCAAGGTGATATAAGGGTTCGCCCCATAGCCCCTCACAGATGGACGGAGAGGTTCGAGGAACTTCGCCGTCGCACCGAGGACTTCGCCGTCAGGGAAGGCGGTTTCAAGATATTTCTGGCCGGAATGGGGCCGCTCAAACGGCACAAGGCCCGGTCGGACTTCAGCGCGTCCTTCATGGAGGTGGCCAACTTCGAGGTTATAAGAAACGACGGATTCGACACCATCCAGGAGGCGGTCAGCGCCGCCTCCGAATCGGGTGCCGCGGTAACGGTGATATGCTCCAGCGACGAAAGCTATCCCGACCTGGTGCCCCCTCTGGCCAAGGCTCTCAAGGAAAACATGCCGGAGATGAAGGTACTCCTGGCGGGAGCCCCCGCTCCGGAGTTCAAGGAAATCTACGAGAAATCCGGCGTGGACGACTTCATCCACGTCAGGGCCAACTGCTTCGAGATACTCGAATCGCTGCAGAGAACCGGAGGAATGTTCCAATGA